One window of Manihot esculenta cultivar AM560-2 chromosome 17, M.esculenta_v8, whole genome shotgun sequence genomic DNA carries:
- the LOC122722187 gene encoding egg cell-secreted protein 1.1, with protein sequence MAYNLNLVLFIAILVAASCYYGAMAHPLAASSSSLIARLKLDEQSSGCWDSLIQLQACTGEIIVFFLNGETYLGQGCCRAVRTISRQCWPNMIDTLGFTEEEGDILEGYCIKDDNDGKSPPSSPLPHVVVPNLVVPKESSVP encoded by the coding sequence ATGGCTTATAATCTCAATCTCGTTCTTTTCATTGCTATTTTGGTAGCAGCTAGCTGTTATTACGGAGCCATGGCACATCCCTTGGCCGCCTCGAGCTCAAGCCTCATTGCTCGATTGAAATTAGATGAACAATCATCAGGTTGTTGGGACTCTTTGATTCAACTTCAAGCTTGCACTGGAGAAATCATCGTTTTCTTCCTCAATGGAGAGACTTACTTAGGTCAAGGCTGTTGCAGAGCTGTCCGTACCATCAGTAGACAATGTTGGCCTAACATGATTGATACATTAGGATTCACTGAAGAAGAAGGTGACATACTCGAAGGTTACTGTATAAAGGACGACAATGATGGTAAATCTCCTCCATCGTCGCCGCTGCCGCATGTGGTGgtgcctaatttggttgttcCAAAGGAGTCATCGGTTCCTTGA